CCAACATCCCTTACTGTTGTAAAACCGGCCATTAGCATATCCTTTGCGTTAACCACGCCCTGTATGGCTCTATAGCCTGTAGTGTGGGTCATGATGCTCATAGCATAACCATCATCTTCAATGTCCCAGCACAAGTGTGTATGACAGTCCATCAGTCCCGGCATGACATATTTATCTGACATGTCAATAATCTCAGCATGCTTAGGCGTATCTATATTTTTACCAATTGCAATTATTGTACTGCCATCTATGACTATAGTCTGATCTTTAGTCATTTCCCCGGTAGATACATTTAGTACTCCTCCCGCTTTTATGACCTTTACCTGTGAAGTAGAGATGAAAACCACACAGCACTGTAAAATGATGGTTAAAAAAAGAGTTATATATTTCATATTTAAAAGATTTTGTGATCATTTAAAACTACCCAGAATTCGGAAGCGGAAGATTCAATATATAATCATGTATTGGTACGATTTTAACCATTAGTGATAGTGATAAAGTATTAGTAAGCAAGTTATTACGATTAAAGCGGAGCAGGGTGCAAGCTTCTGTATAGGCCTCTGAATCCGGGTTTTAAGCTAAAATCATGTATTTTTGACTTATGGAATCTGAGAATATCATTGAGATACTGAATGAAAGGATCAAGGAGCTTACATGCCTGTATGAAATATCCAATATTGTTACACGGCATTCAGATTGTTATACAGATACTATGAATGCGGTGGTCAGGGCCATTCCCAAAGCTTGGAAATACCCGCAACATGCGGTTGCAGAGATTCAGCTTTTAGACGGTAGCTTTTGCTCGGGTACATCACCGGAAGTAGTGGTGAGCCAGGAAACAGAAATAGAAGTGGATGGCCAGAGCCGTGGTACGTTAAGCATACACTACCCTGCTGCTGAGTTTAGTGTGAAGGATTTTCTGGTCGAAGAAGCTCAGCTACTTCAAAAACTGGCCAATGAAATAAGCAATATTATAGAAAGATTTGAACATAGAAAGAAAGAAGAGATATTAGAAAGGAAAGTGCGGCATAACGACAGGCTGGCGATTTTAGGACAGATAGCCGCAGGTATAGCCCATGAAATTAATACACCTCTGACGAGTATTCTGGGATTTTCAGAACTTATACAAGAAAATGAAGAAAATATTAAAGGCGATACAGAGAAAATTATAAACGCGGCTCTGCATGCCCGGGAAGTAGTTAAAAAGCTAATGTTTTTTGCCTGTGAAATGCCCAGACAAATGCAGCAGGTGACCATTACCCCTTTACTTGAAGACGCAATTAAATTATTGAACCCATCATTGCAAAAAGCTGGCATTACCCTGGAGTTTATACCGGCACCTGAAGATAAGGAAGTGATGATCGAACTCGATCCTGTACAGATCACTCAGGTTATTTTTAACCTTATCATTAATGCTATCCAGGCTACCCCACCGAAAGGCCATATTGAGATTAGTACACATGTAGACGGTAAATATTTAGTAGTAAGCTTTAAGGATAATGGAAGTGGAATACCCTCAGGAATTAAGGATCGGATATTCGAACCCTTTTTTTCTACAAAAATCGTCGGCGAAGGATCAGGTTTAGGATTAAGTGTTGTTCATGGTATTGTCAAAAGCCATCATGGGAAAATAGATTTCGAATCAGAGGAAGGAGAAGGAACCACTTTTTTTGTTTCCCTTCCAATAGTAAGCAGATAAATGAAAGATAAAACCATACTGATCGTAGACGATTCTTATGACATACTGGAAGTACTGCACAGGCAGCTTTCTACATTAAAATACCGTACATTTCAGGCAACAGATGTAACCGACGCAATAGATATCTTACAAAATTCTGAAATTGACCTTTTGATTACGGATCTTAAAATGCCAGGGATCGACGGCATGGAATTGGTAAAATATGCTTCTGAGCATTTTCCTGATATCCCTACACTGGTAATCACCGGCTTCCCATCGGTTTCAGGAGCGGTAGAAGCCGTAAAGTCAGGTGCCATGGAGTACCTCATCAAGCCATTTACCACTCAGGAGTTGAAAGTAGCTGTAGAGAAGGCATTTAAGGAAAATAAAAATTTACGCACCGAACCGCCCGCAAAGGTTCTTAATGAGCTGACTCACTCTGGCCTGATAGGTAATTCCGATGCGCTGGCCGAGGTACTCAGCCTTATTCACAAAGTAAAGAATAACAGGGCGACTGTACTTATCACCGGTGAAAGCGGAACAGGGAAGGAGCTGGTGGCTCGTGCTGTCCATTATAATGGCAAATTTGCAAAAGCCCCATTTATACCAGTCAACTGCGGAGCCATACCGGAAAACCTGCTGGAAAGTGAACTTTTCGGGTTTGTAAAAGGGGCTTTTACCGGAGCTCATGAAACACGTGCAGGCTTTTTTCAGGCTGCAGATGGAGGCACCATTTTTCTGGATGAAATAGGAAATGCACCTCTCTCAGTTCAAAATAGCCTGCTTCGAGTCATTCAGGAAAAGGAGATATCGATGATAGGGTCAAACAAGCCCCAGAAAATAGATGTACGCATAATTGCAGCTA
This region of Fulvivirga ulvae genomic DNA includes:
- a CDS encoding sensor histidine kinase, with product MESENIIEILNERIKELTCLYEISNIVTRHSDCYTDTMNAVVRAIPKAWKYPQHAVAEIQLLDGSFCSGTSPEVVVSQETEIEVDGQSRGTLSIHYPAAEFSVKDFLVEEAQLLQKLANEISNIIERFEHRKKEEILERKVRHNDRLAILGQIAAGIAHEINTPLTSILGFSELIQENEENIKGDTEKIINAALHAREVVKKLMFFACEMPRQMQQVTITPLLEDAIKLLNPSLQKAGITLEFIPAPEDKEVMIELDPVQITQVIFNLIINAIQATPPKGHIEISTHVDGKYLVVSFKDNGSGIPSGIKDRIFEPFFSTKIVGEGSGLGLSVVHGIVKSHHGKIDFESEEGEGTTFFVSLPIVSR
- a CDS encoding sigma-54-dependent transcriptional regulator, yielding MKDKTILIVDDSYDILEVLHRQLSTLKYRTFQATDVTDAIDILQNSEIDLLITDLKMPGIDGMELVKYASEHFPDIPTLVITGFPSVSGAVEAVKSGAMEYLIKPFTTQELKVAVEKAFKENKNLRTEPPAKVLNELTHSGLIGNSDALAEVLSLIHKVKNNRATVLITGESGTGKELVARAVHYNGKFAKAPFIPVNCGAIPENLLESELFGFVKGAFTGAHETRAGFFQAADGGTIFLDEIGNAPLSVQNSLLRVIQEKEISMIGSNKPQKIDVRIIAATNNDLYKMTKSGSFREDLYYRLNVISIHTPSLKERKEDIPLLAEHFIKKYSEEYQKSKLNITAKAKELLIRHSWPGNIRELENVIQRAVIMSETEIGVAQLSEYLKMPQPISNEEHEYKAGFMTLKELERSYILKVLTAVNNNKTKAAEILGIDRKTLRLKLNSPD